A stretch of the Haloplanus aerogenes genome encodes the following:
- the nirK gene encoding copper-containing nitrite reductase, which yields MFRSTRRKVLQTLGVTGAAGSLAGCPAAPQSDTDPTPQVDGMPKEVDRVASDPTDVPDPIDRDQPKTHDITLQAQEVIAPIEEGNTFHFMTFDGQVPGPMIRVRQGDTVNLTFENLKSSNLPHNVDFHAVYGTGGGSEATDANPGETNTVKFQARYPGAFIYHCAVPNLDYHISSGMFGMIVVEPEDGFPEVDREFYLGQHEIYTQQHHGAEGRLNFDIEGMMNEEPTYVLFNGEKYPYIPDKYGSLEAETGETVRVFLVVGGPNYSSNFHPIGNIWKRAYRDGAVVDSPERYVQTMKVPPGSCMIGTMDLPVPERIYLVDHALSRYARRGLGAYLDITGEERPDIYDPSPDMDASEDEEGPFY from the coding sequence ATGTTCCGATCCACTCGCCGTAAGGTACTCCAGACGCTCGGCGTCACCGGTGCTGCTGGCTCCCTTGCCGGCTGTCCCGCAGCGCCTCAGTCAGACACCGACCCGACACCACAGGTGGACGGAATGCCAAAGGAAGTCGACCGCGTCGCGTCCGATCCCACCGACGTCCCGGATCCGATCGACCGAGACCAGCCAAAGACCCACGACATCACACTCCAAGCCCAGGAGGTCATCGCCCCGATAGAGGAGGGGAACACGTTCCACTTTATGACCTTCGATGGACAGGTACCGGGCCCGATGATCCGGGTGCGCCAGGGGGATACCGTCAACCTCACGTTCGAGAACCTGAAGTCGAGTAACCTCCCGCACAACGTCGACTTCCACGCAGTTTACGGAACCGGCGGTGGGAGCGAGGCGACCGACGCCAATCCCGGCGAGACAAACACGGTAAAGTTCCAGGCCCGCTACCCCGGCGCCTTCATCTACCACTGCGCCGTTCCGAACCTGGACTACCACATCTCCTCGGGAATGTTCGGGATGATCGTCGTCGAACCCGAGGACGGGTTCCCGGAGGTCGACCGGGAGTTCTACCTCGGCCAACACGAGATCTACACCCAGCAACACCACGGCGCCGAGGGACGGCTGAACTTCGACATAGAGGGGATGATGAACGAGGAGCCGACGTACGTCCTGTTCAACGGCGAGAAGTACCCCTACATCCCCGACAAGTACGGCTCTCTGGAGGCCGAAACCGGCGAAACGGTGAGAGTCTTCCTCGTCGTCGGCGGCCCCAACTACTCGTCGAACTTCCACCCGATCGGCAACATCTGGAAGCGAGCCTACCGCGACGGCGCCGTGGTCGACAGTCCCGAGCGGTACGTCCAGACGATGAAGGTGCCACCCGGGAGCTGTATGATCGGCACGATGGACCTGCCGGTACCCGAGCGTATCTACCTCGTCGACCACGCGTTGAGCCGCTACGCCCGGCGAGGCCTGGGTGCCTACCTTGACATCACCGGCGAAGAGCGTCCCGACATCTACGACCCCAGCCCCGACATGGACGCCAGCGAGGACGAAGAGGGACCGTTCTACTGA
- a CDS encoding protein-tyrosine phosphatase family protein — MQTSSGYRPILDGAANAYAPFAAAVDVARDRYRTNGSLLVHCEAGIARSVAVVATTLAAEQQAHSFEQALGRIREVRPSASPAPSLIRHAEQYLGESIDDGVLRGSTVRLGLIRIAQAMNRWRLRLQCS; from the coding sequence ATGCAGACGAGTAGCGGATATCGCCCGATTCTCGACGGCGCTGCCAACGCCTACGCCCCCTTCGCGGCGGCTGTCGACGTAGCCCGCGACCGCTACCGGACGAACGGGTCGTTACTGGTCCACTGTGAGGCGGGCATCGCCCGAAGTGTGGCAGTCGTTGCGACAACCCTTGCGGCTGAACAGCAGGCACACTCGTTTGAACAGGCGCTCGGACGAATCCGTGAGGTTCGTCCGTCGGCATCCCCGGCCCCGTCCCTCATCAGGCACGCCGAACAGTATCTCGGCGAGTCTATAGACGACGGGGTACTGCGGGGGTCGACCGTCCGCCTCGGCCTGATTCGGATCGCCCAAGCGATGAATCGCTGGCGTTTGCGGTTACAGTGCTCGTGA
- a CDS encoding ester cyclase, translating into MDDLLAPDFVGRGFGPENLDRDGYEEFVIEHREIFPDLEFVLDDVICADDRMANRWTRVGTHQKLITGIEPTGNGIPVSGMAIHRLTDGLIAEA; encoded by the coding sequence CTGGACGACCTCCTCGCTCCCGACTTCGTAGGCCGTGGATTCGGCCCGGAGAACCTCGATCGGGATGGGTATGAGGAGTTTGTGATCGAACACCGCGAGATATTTCCGGATCTCGAGTTCGTTCTCGATGACGTAATCTGCGCGGACGATCGGATGGCGAACCGATGGACACGGGTTGGCACACATCAGAAGTTGATCACGGGGATTGAACCGACAGGAAACGGGATTCCGGTATCTGGAATGGCGATCCACCGGCTTACGGACGGTCTGATCGCCGAAGCGTGA
- a CDS encoding ZIP family metal transporter translates to MGLLANAVLVFVAGLITALATGLGALPFFLADEISDRWNVALWGLASGIMLAASVFGLIFEGLQEGTIREIASGFLIGVLLVIVSHRLISDAEVDPGKYAEADFKKLLLVLGILTVHSFPEGVAIGVSFADLNLGTGSQVLGFTVPLLAIFMTIAISIHNIPEGVAISIPLRSMGVGEWRMVGWAVFSSLPQPIGAVIAFYFVRFAREFLPAGFGFAAGAMIYLVLSEFIPEALDLGASLPGGGRRELVSGIVAGVLLMLPLAIV, encoded by the coding sequence GTGGGACTTCTAGCCAACGCCGTACTTGTCTTCGTTGCGGGATTGATCACCGCCCTAGCGACGGGACTCGGGGCACTCCCGTTCTTTCTCGCCGACGAAATCAGCGATCGCTGGAACGTCGCACTCTGGGGACTTGCTTCCGGGATCATGCTTGCGGCGTCCGTCTTTGGGTTGATCTTCGAGGGACTCCAGGAGGGAACGATCCGTGAGATTGCCTCCGGATTTCTGATTGGCGTTCTCCTCGTCATCGTCAGCCATCGGCTAATCTCGGACGCCGAGGTTGATCCAGGCAAGTACGCCGAGGCTGACTTCAAAAAACTCCTGTTGGTTCTTGGGATTCTCACGGTTCATAGTTTCCCCGAGGGAGTCGCGATCGGTGTTTCGTTCGCGGATCTCAACCTCGGAACCGGGTCTCAGGTTCTCGGCTTCACGGTACCCCTGTTAGCGATCTTTATGACAATCGCCATCTCGATCCACAACATCCCCGAGGGGGTTGCCATCTCGATTCCCCTACGCTCGATGGGCGTTGGCGAGTGGCGGATGGTGGGGTGGGCGGTGTTTTCCAGCCTTCCCCAACCGATCGGTGCGGTAATCGCCTTCTACTTCGTCCGGTTTGCCCGAGAGTTCCTCCCTGCTGGATTCGGATTCGCTGCGGGTGCGATGATCTACCTTGTGCTCTCGGAGTTCATCCCTGAGGCTCTCGATCTAGGAGCGTCCCTTCCCGGTGGGGGACGACGGGAACTCGTTTCGGGAATCGTGGCCGGCGTGCTGTTGATGCTCCCGTTGGCGATCGTCTGA
- a CDS encoding ArsR/SmtB family transcription factor, translating to MSAFESDVELADIVVRDTDVSSAVDEPVRAMILDMLAERAMTVDDVHEELTTRGFEKTTNTVRHHINELREAGLVEIERLEERRGGTLKFYRANTIVLSYAVPEESRREIAEMAEWMGPRLEPLIDELLDEYGADIERIAGEMTPCEHCRQQKYETYLLLTVLRRGFVDAYADE from the coding sequence ATGAGCGCCTTCGAATCCGATGTGGAGCTAGCGGACATCGTCGTTCGTGACACTGACGTATCGAGTGCAGTTGACGAGCCAGTTCGAGCGATGATCCTGGATATGCTCGCAGAGCGCGCGATGACGGTCGATGATGTCCACGAGGAGCTTACTACCCGTGGATTCGAGAAAACGACGAACACAGTCCGCCACCACATCAATGAACTACGAGAGGCTGGTCTCGTCGAGATCGAGCGACTGGAGGAACGCCGCGGGGGGACGCTGAAATTCTACCGGGCGAACACTATCGTGCTCTCCTACGCCGTTCCGGAAGAGTCTCGGAGGGAGATCGCCGAAATGGCCGAATGGATGGGCCCGCGGCTGGAGCCGCTTATCGACGAGTTACTCGACGAATATGGCGCAGACATCGAGCGGATCGCCGGCGAGATGACCCCGTGCGAGCACTGCCGACAGCAGAAGTACGAGACGTATCTCCTCCTCACCGTGCTTCGTCGCGGGTTCGTCGACGCGTATGCAGACGAGTAG
- a CDS encoding heavy-metal-associated domain-containing protein — translation MTETTQFRVMDFDCPTCASNVERALTQTNGVQHVEVHYTTGRVEIEYDDSVADPDAFAQTIENQGYTPQPA, via the coding sequence ATGACCGAAACGACCCAGTTCCGCGTCATGGACTTCGACTGTCCGACGTGTGCGAGCAACGTCGAACGTGCGCTGACACAGACGAACGGCGTCCAGCACGTCGAAGTCCACTACACGACCGGCCGCGTCGAGATCGAGTACGACGACAGCGTCGCGGATCCCGACGCCTTCGCACAGACCATCGAAAACCAGGGCTATACGCCCCAGCCCGCCTAA
- a CDS encoding SDR family NAD(P)-dependent oxidoreductase, with the protein MNVLVTGAASGIGKATTEQLLAHGYDVYAIDIDGDGLADLPDDVETYRADVADDERISQILTEVAVDVVINCAGYYELGAIEDMDAETMRNHFQTNVFGTLNVTHHMMSKSSSWRLGRQTRDSTNGHDGENDHRCEERVGHADGHEQPELFEQRRDRQEVQCGCAADGSEHTSGQRAPVPRRVTTAALWGSSRASTSSRTGGRRVPRNRYRHRRLSRESSR; encoded by the coding sequence GTGAACGTTCTCGTCACTGGTGCCGCGTCCGGTATTGGCAAGGCCACTACCGAACAGTTACTGGCACACGGATACGACGTGTACGCGATAGATATCGATGGCGACGGCCTCGCCGATCTCCCAGACGATGTTGAGACGTATCGGGCAGACGTTGCCGACGACGAGCGCATCTCTCAAATTCTCACCGAGGTTGCAGTTGATGTCGTGATTAACTGTGCGGGGTATTACGAATTAGGGGCAATCGAAGATATGGACGCGGAAACGATGCGGAATCACTTTCAAACAAACGTGTTCGGGACGCTCAACGTAACGCACCACATGATGTCGAAGTCGTCGTCGTGGCGCCTGGGCCGACAAACACGGGACTCAACGAACGGGCACGACGGGGAGAACGATCACAGATGTGAGGAACGCGTAGGTCACGCTGATGGTCATGAGCAGCCCGAACTGTTTGAGCAGCGGCGTGATCGACAGGAAGTACAATGCGGCTGCGCCGCTGATGGTAGTGAGCATACTTCCGGCCAACGCGCCCCCGTTCCGCGGAGGGTGACGACCGCCGCGCTGTGGGGATCCTCCCGTGCTTCGACCTCGTCACGAACCGGTGGACGACGTGTACCGCGTAATCGATACCGACACCGACGGTTATCGAGAGAATCGTCGCGGTGA
- a CDS encoding CGCGG family putative rSAM-modified RiPP protein, which produces MPETYAGREPVTMRRHDRPWIADLETADHASDRQLTVTEAVDAVEQTYSGRFVDLVTPEQHGHPSSYLYEPVRTVARSVDIEDEGRCSCGGYVTRVAVD; this is translated from the coding sequence ATGCCCGAGACGTACGCCGGCCGCGAACCCGTCACGATGCGTCGACACGATCGTCCGTGGATAGCTGACCTCGAAACTGCCGACCACGCCAGCGACCGACAACTAACAGTTACGGAAGCAGTCGACGCCGTCGAGCAAACGTATTCCGGCCGATTCGTCGACCTCGTGACGCCCGAACAGCACGGTCACCCGTCGTCGTATCTCTACGAACCGGTGCGAACAGTGGCACGGAGCGTCGATATCGAGGACGAGGGGCGATGCTCGTGTGGCGGCTACGTCACTCGCGTTGCGGTCGATTGA
- a CDS encoding ribosome biogenesis/translation initiation ATPase RLI, protein MILPTDTQSEEYVAIIDQDKVTDEVRNIAVKYDPLNRSGHEGFHVTDEGDLHIDDSKVMREHKLIEKKIPNDAIRIVPLPSETGQLVHQYGENGFRLYNLPAPDEGSVIGLLGRNGIGKTTALRILAGELVPNFGTPDGASWDRAIESFRGTTLQTHLERLRDGSVITAYKSQRVDSLSDTDGETVRQRLTSRSTDPGRLVDELGLRSISDRSLGDLSGGERQRVAIATTLLSDADLYLFDEPSSFLDAKQRSTVSQVIHERVRDTDASAIVIEHDLAMLDLLSDGIHILYGDSGGFGVVSQRLSVRAGINQFLDGYLTEENVQIRGDAIEFPSASERGSPNEDTIFEYPRLQKEFPGFALSVDPGQIYAGESIGIVGENALGKTTFVKLLAGSIEADSGAVQGTLSVSYKPQYMTPDSQETVHEQFTAVTDTHSRRFKTWIRDPFDLEVLYDRPLDSLSGGELQRVGIALCLARDADLYLIDEPSAFLDVDRRVSLADEIHRFSKRTDHPILVVDHDLFVIDRVADRLVVFEGSPGDHGHANPPQSVRDGMNAFLSSLEITFRRDERTGRPRVNKPGSQLDREQKSNGEYYYDN, encoded by the coding sequence ATGATCCTTCCTACCGATACACAGAGCGAAGAATACGTCGCAATTATTGACCAGGACAAGGTTACCGACGAGGTGCGGAACATCGCCGTCAAATACGATCCACTGAATCGATCCGGTCACGAGGGGTTTCACGTCACCGACGAGGGCGACCTCCACATCGACGACAGCAAGGTGATGCGAGAGCACAAGCTCATCGAAAAGAAGATCCCAAACGATGCGATCCGAATCGTCCCGCTCCCTTCCGAAACCGGTCAACTCGTTCACCAATACGGCGAGAACGGATTTCGACTGTATAACCTCCCGGCACCGGACGAAGGCTCGGTTATCGGCCTTCTCGGTCGGAACGGGATCGGGAAGACCACTGCCCTACGTATCCTGGCCGGTGAACTGGTGCCGAATTTCGGAACTCCGGACGGGGCCAGCTGGGACAGAGCAATCGAATCGTTCCGGGGGACGACCCTCCAGACACATCTCGAACGGCTCCGTGACGGATCGGTTATAACGGCCTACAAAAGCCAACGAGTCGACTCACTGTCCGATACGGACGGTGAGACGGTTCGACAGCGACTGACCTCTCGATCGACCGACCCGGGTCGTCTCGTCGATGAACTTGGACTTCGGTCAATCAGTGACCGGTCGTTAGGTGACCTCTCCGGTGGTGAACGACAGCGCGTCGCCATCGCAACGACGCTATTGAGCGATGCGGACCTATACTTGTTCGACGAACCGTCGTCCTTCTTGGATGCCAAACAGCGGTCGACCGTTTCGCAAGTGATCCACGAACGTGTCCGGGATACCGATGCGTCAGCGATCGTCATCGAACACGATCTGGCGATGCTTGACCTGCTCTCAGACGGGATCCATATCCTGTATGGGGATTCGGGTGGCTTCGGGGTCGTCTCCCAACGACTCTCGGTTCGTGCAGGCATCAATCAGTTTCTGGACGGATATCTAACCGAGGAGAACGTTCAGATCCGCGGCGATGCTATCGAGTTTCCTTCAGCCAGCGAGCGTGGGTCACCCAACGAGGATACAATCTTCGAGTATCCAAGACTCCAGAAGGAATTCCCGGGATTCGCGTTGTCAGTCGATCCTGGACAGATCTACGCGGGTGAATCGATTGGCATCGTCGGAGAGAACGCTCTCGGGAAGACGACGTTCGTGAAACTGCTCGCAGGGAGTATTGAAGCTGACAGCGGGGCTGTTCAGGGTACTCTCTCCGTCTCGTACAAACCACAGTACATGACGCCGGATAGCCAAGAGACCGTGCACGAACAGTTCACAGCGGTTACTGACACTCATTCCCGACGCTTCAAAACATGGATCCGAGATCCGTTCGATCTCGAGGTGCTGTACGACCGACCTCTCGATTCGCTCTCGGGCGGCGAACTACAGCGAGTCGGTATCGCACTGTGCCTCGCCCGCGATGCCGATCTGTATCTCATCGACGAACCGTCTGCGTTTTTGGACGTTGACCGGCGCGTGTCCCTCGCTGACGAGATTCATCGATTTAGTAAACGAACCGATCACCCGATCCTCGTCGTTGATCACGACCTCTTCGTGATTGATCGGGTCGCTGATCGCTTGGTCGTGTTCGAAGGATCCCCCGGAGATCATGGGCACGCGAATCCACCACAATCGGTACGAGACGGGATGAACGCGTTTCTCTCGTCGCTCGAGATTACGTTCCGTCGCGATGAGCGTACGGGACGTCCTCGGGTCAATAAGCCTGGCAGCCAACTTGACCGAGAACAGAAATCCAATGGAGAATACTACTATGATAACTGA
- a CDS encoding heavy metal translocating P-type ATPase, which translates to MNRQALTQYYRKHRKAIVTATSGLLYGGGWSLGYLTSFDMASAGILVLAAIVGGYDIAKTAYHEVINRTLGIKTLVTLAAIGAIVIGEYWEAAAVVFLFSLGSYLEGRTMRKTRTALQELLEMTPDTATVRRDGELQEVPARDVKEGEVVVVKPGGKIPVDGTVVDGESAVNQAPVTGESAPVHKADGDEVYAGTVNQEGALEIRTTGAGSDTTLERIIRRVEEAQEAQSPTESLIDRFAKYYTPAVVVLAIGAYAVTQNAILSLTLLVIGCPGALVIGPPVSIVSAIGNAARNGVLMKGGEHLEQAGKIDLIAFDKTGTLTKGETAVADVEGFDTDDDEVLDLAAIAEMKSEHHLGDAILDAAQNRQTPATDGGMTVDRADDKSPATETRSLPEPDDFDVVAGKGVVAHHDGREIVVGNRALLDERGIDLPDDVAEYVRGREERGETAIHVVLNGTVVGAIALHDELRDAAPGVMAELQDAGIETVMLTGDNERVAAAVAEEVGIDDYRAELLPEDKQDVVTEYQADGQVVAMIGDGINDAPALATADVGIAMGVAGTDTAIETADIALMADDLERIPYAVKLSKATRWNVLENVGLALVVVTLLLAGVLTSYVTLAVGMLVHEASVLAVIGNGMRLLRY; encoded by the coding sequence ATGAACAGACAAGCACTCACGCAGTACTACCGGAAGCACCGGAAAGCCATCGTGACGGCGACCAGTGGCCTCCTCTACGGGGGCGGTTGGAGTCTGGGCTACCTCACGAGTTTCGACATGGCAAGCGCGGGTATCCTCGTCCTCGCGGCGATCGTGGGTGGCTACGACATCGCCAAGACCGCCTACCACGAGGTTATCAACCGGACGCTCGGCATCAAGACACTGGTGACGCTGGCCGCCATCGGTGCCATCGTCATTGGGGAGTACTGGGAGGCCGCAGCTGTGGTCTTCCTGTTCAGCCTCGGCAGCTACCTGGAGGGGCGGACCATGCGGAAGACCCGGACGGCCCTCCAAGAGCTGCTGGAGATGACGCCCGACACGGCGACCGTCCGTCGCGACGGAGAACTTCAAGAGGTACCTGCCCGCGACGTCAAGGAGGGCGAAGTCGTCGTCGTGAAGCCGGGCGGGAAGATTCCGGTCGATGGGACCGTCGTCGACGGCGAGAGCGCCGTCAATCAGGCGCCGGTTACTGGCGAGAGCGCGCCCGTCCACAAGGCCGACGGTGACGAGGTTTACGCCGGGACTGTCAACCAAGAAGGTGCGTTAGAAATTCGGACAACGGGTGCGGGCTCGGATACGACGCTCGAACGCATCATCCGCCGTGTCGAGGAGGCCCAGGAGGCCCAGTCGCCCACGGAGAGCCTCATCGACCGGTTCGCGAAGTACTACACGCCTGCCGTTGTCGTGCTCGCTATCGGCGCATATGCAGTCACCCAGAACGCGATTCTGTCGCTGACGCTGCTGGTCATCGGCTGTCCCGGTGCGCTGGTAATCGGGCCGCCGGTCAGCATCGTCTCGGCCATCGGCAACGCCGCCCGGAACGGCGTCCTCATGAAGGGTGGCGAGCACCTCGAACAGGCCGGCAAGATCGACCTCATCGCCTTCGACAAGACCGGCACCCTCACGAAAGGCGAGACGGCAGTCGCCGACGTCGAAGGGTTCGACACCGATGACGACGAGGTGCTGGACTTGGCAGCCATCGCCGAAATGAAGAGCGAACACCATCTCGGCGACGCCATCCTCGATGCGGCCCAGAACCGCCAGACGCCCGCGACCGACGGTGGGATGACGGTTGACCGGGCAGACGACAAATCACCTGCCACGGAAACGCGGTCACTTCCCGAGCCGGACGATTTCGATGTGGTCGCTGGCAAGGGCGTTGTCGCCCACCACGACGGCCGCGAGATCGTCGTCGGGAACCGCGCTCTCCTCGACGAGCGCGGAATCGACCTCCCGGACGATGTCGCCGAGTACGTCCGCGGCCGCGAGGAACGCGGCGAGACTGCCATCCATGTCGTCCTCAACGGGACTGTGGTCGGCGCTATCGCGCTCCACGATGAACTGCGCGACGCCGCGCCGGGAGTGATGGCGGAGTTGCAGGATGCCGGAATCGAGACAGTGATGCTGACCGGCGACAACGAGCGCGTCGCGGCCGCAGTCGCCGAGGAGGTCGGTATTGACGACTACCGCGCCGAGTTGCTGCCCGAGGACAAGCAGGATGTCGTCACGGAGTATCAGGCTGACGGCCAGGTCGTGGCGATGATCGGCGACGGCATCAACGACGCGCCGGCACTGGCGACCGCCGACGTTGGCATTGCCATGGGTGTGGCCGGGACGGACACCGCAATAGAGACCGCCGACATCGCGCTGATGGCCGACGACCTCGAACGCATCCCCTACGCGGTGAAACTCAGCAAAGCGACCCGCTGGAATGTCCTCGAGAACGTCGGGCTGGCCCTCGTGGTGGTGACGCTGCTGCTTGCGGGCGTGCTGACGAGCTACGTCACCCTCGCTGTGGGGATGCTCGTCCACGAGGCCAGCGTCCTCGCCGTGATTGGCAACGGGATGCGCCTGCTGCGGTACTAA
- a CDS encoding DUF2249 domain-containing protein, translated as MRSKRYGNADHRLDVREIDGPPFDAIMAALDDLDDGASLLVINSFEPEPLYEVLKNRGFTYETTNPSPGEWHVKVVDAR; from the coding sequence ATGCGCTCGAAACGGTACGGCAACGCAGACCACAGGCTGGACGTCCGCGAGATAGACGGTCCGCCCTTCGACGCCATTATGGCCGCTCTCGACGATCTCGACGACGGCGCGTCGTTGCTGGTGATAAATAGCTTCGAACCGGAGCCACTCTACGAAGTTCTCAAGAATCGAGGCTTCACGTACGAGACGACGAATCCGTCGCCCGGCGAATGGCACGTCAAGGTCGTCGACGCCCGATAG
- a CDS encoding acetolactate synthase large subunit: MKASDLLVACLEREGVDHVFGIPGEELEDLLFSIRDSEVTFIPVRHEQGAAFMADVHGRLTGDAGVCLGTLGPGATNLLTGVADAHLDKSPLVAITGQGGLERLHQESHQAIDVLRTFEPVTKWNTQLDSPDIVHESVRKAFKVAEYEKPGATHLELPEDVAAEETEMRPLDSRDRIPFAAPNPDTLAQVQEFLRKAERPVVIAGNGAVRTQAATQLREFVTETGIPVVSTYMGKGAVSDADEQSLMTLGSGTDGEAEVAISRSDLVITVGYDIAEHDPAEWNDGAAPLVHVDSEPAEVYEAYDPDIEVIADSGRTLRNLTDWYRSAGSTFETGWFTDLRERIVSDVYRTPRETAPFTVEGVLPVLREAMAPEDVLVSDVGNHKMAIAQNFPTYEPNTCIISNGLASMGIAVPGGLAADLAVDANVVAATGDGGFLMNAAEIETATRSGCDYTIIVFNDNDYGLISKKQRDHTGESFGTGLTNPDLVTFAESFGIDGYRPESRADLQEAITSAVGGDMALIDISVE; encoded by the coding sequence ATGAAAGCCTCGGATCTGCTGGTCGCCTGCCTCGAACGCGAGGGCGTCGACCACGTGTTCGGCATCCCCGGCGAGGAACTGGAGGACTTGCTGTTCTCCATTCGGGACTCCGAAGTGACGTTCATCCCGGTCCGCCACGAACAGGGTGCCGCGTTCATGGCCGACGTACACGGCCGCTTGACTGGCGATGCGGGCGTCTGTCTCGGGACGCTCGGCCCGGGTGCGACGAATCTCTTGACGGGTGTCGCCGACGCCCATCTAGACAAAAGTCCGTTGGTCGCGATAACTGGACAGGGCGGACTCGAACGGCTCCACCAGGAGAGCCACCAGGCTATCGACGTGCTACGGACGTTCGAACCAGTGACCAAGTGGAACACACAACTCGATAGTCCGGATATTGTCCACGAATCCGTCCGGAAGGCATTCAAGGTCGCCGAGTACGAGAAACCTGGGGCGACACATCTGGAACTCCCCGAGGACGTCGCTGCTGAAGAAACCGAGATGCGTCCGCTGGATTCTCGTGACCGAATTCCGTTCGCTGCGCCGAATCCCGATACGCTCGCTCAGGTTCAAGAATTCCTACGAAAGGCGGAGCGACCGGTCGTGATTGCTGGAAACGGGGCCGTCCGTACGCAAGCCGCGACGCAACTCCGCGAGTTCGTCACGGAGACTGGTATCCCAGTCGTCTCGACGTATATGGGGAAGGGAGCAGTGTCGGATGCCGACGAGCAGTCGCTGATGACGCTTGGATCCGGAACCGATGGTGAAGCCGAAGTAGCCATCTCACGATCGGATCTCGTCATCACCGTCGGCTACGATATCGCCGAACACGATCCGGCCGAATGGAACGATGGAGCAGCGCCGCTCGTCCACGTCGATAGTGAGCCTGCGGAAGTGTACGAAGCGTATGATCCCGATATCGAGGTCATCGCGGACAGCGGCCGAACGCTGCGGAACCTCACCGATTGGTACCGGTCCGCTGGTTCGACCTTCGAGACAGGGTGGTTCACCGACCTCAGAGAGCGAATCGTCTCGGATGTCTACCGGACTCCACGGGAGACGGCTCCGTTCACCGTCGAAGGTGTACTGCCGGTATTACGTGAGGCGATGGCGCCCGAGGACGTGCTCGTATCGGACGTCGGGAATCACAAGATGGCGATCGCACAGAATTTCCCGACGTACGAGCCGAACACCTGCATCATCTCGAACGGGCTCGCGTCGATGGGTATCGCGGTTCCTGGCGGTCTCGCAGCCGATCTTGCGGTCGATGCGAACGTCGTCGCGGCGACTGGGGACGGCGGGTTCCTGATGAATGCCGCCGAGATCGAAACAGCGACTCGGTCCGGCTGTGACTACACCATCATCGTATTCAACGACAACGATTATGGACTTATCTCGAAGAAACAGCGCGATCATACGGGTGAGTCGTTTGGAACCGGACTAACCAATCCGGATCTCGTCACCTTCGCCGAGAGCTTCGGTATCGACGGATATCGGCCCGAATCGAGAGCCGACCTCCAGGAGGCGATTACCTCCGCGGTCGGCGGTGACATGGCACTCATCGACATCTCCGTCGAATGA
- a CDS encoding HalOD1 output domain-containing protein has protein sequence MNNTHEFAITCSEVGQATQTTHKTKPGPPSHAVIQTIAEIEDTDPTLIEPLYTAIDLDVLDQLFQRPHQSKSQSRVAVSFSYKRYHMRVTRASTVTDHEDSTHLPP, from the coding sequence ATGAACAACACACACGAGTTCGCAATCACGTGCAGCGAGGTCGGTCAAGCCACTCAGACTACTCATAAAACAAAGCCTGGACCCCCCAGTCATGCCGTGATCCAAACAATCGCCGAGATAGAAGATACTGATCCAACACTTATCGAACCACTGTATACTGCAATCGATCTGGATGTGCTTGATCAACTCTTCCAACGACCGCACCAGAGTAAATCACAATCTAGAGTAGCGGTTTCGTTCTCATATAAGAGATATCATATGAGGGTTACTCGCGCGAGTACAGTCACCGATCATGAGGATAGTACGCACTTACCCCCATGA